A region of the Rhizobium binae genome:
CGAGGACAATAGCGGCGCGGCCGTCGCCGATGCGCTTGTCGCCGCCAAGGTGCAGATCGCCGTCGGCTTTCTCTGCAGCGAGACGCTGGAGGGCGCCCTGCCGAAGCTGAAGGATGCGCATATCCCGGCGATCACCGTCTCCGTACGCTCCCGCATCCTGATGGAGGATGCGCTGAAAAACGGCTGGCCGTTCTTCCGCATGGCGCCTGCCGATGGCGCCGAGGCTGCAAAGATCAATGAAGTGATCCTGAAGGACTGGGCTGCCGATCCGATCGCCCTGATCGAGGACGGCACTATTCACGGCCGCGAACTGACGGAAGCGGTGCGCAATACGCTGGAACAGAACGGCTTGAAGCCGGTCTTCACGGATAACTATCGTCCGGGGCAGGAGCAGCAGATCGCTCTTGTCCGCCGGCTGAAGCGGGCCGGCGCCACCCGGGTCTTCGTCGGCGGCGACCGTAACGACCTCGCCGTCATCGCCCGCGACGCCAAGGCCGAGAACATTCCGCTCTCCATCCTCGGCGGCGACGCCATGCGCGCCGCCGATCAGCCACTGCCGCTCGAGCCCGGCGTGCGCGCCGTCGCCCTGCCCGAATATGCCGTTCTGCCGGAAGCCGCGGCGACGGCCGAAACGTTGCGCGCCAAAGGGATCGAGCCGGAAGGCTATGTCCTGCCGTCGCTGGCGGCGGCACTGATTGCCGGCCAGGCAGCCGAAGCCGCCGCGGCGGCCGGCAAGCCCCTCCAGGAGACGCTGCTTGGCGCGACATTTCAGACCCCGGTCGGTGCCGTCGCCTTCACCGGCACGCATGAACTGTCGCAAAACCCGTACCGCCTGCTTGAATGGCGCGGCAACGGCTTTTTTCCACCGGGTGCGCCGACGCAATGAGCGGCCGCCAGCCTGAATTCCGGCACCGTGCTCGCATGGCGCCCATACGGGAGTAAGACTTGATGACGCTGCCCATTCGCATTGCCCCCTCGATCCTCGCGGCGGATTTCGCCAGGCTCGGCGAGGAGGTGCGCAATGTCACCGCCGCCGGAGCCGACTGGATCCACCTCGACGTGATGGACGGGCATTTCGTGCCGAACATCTCCTTCGGCCCCGATGTCATCAAGTC
Encoded here:
- a CDS encoding ABC transporter substrate-binding protein; translation: MIYMRGIAAVLMLLGAAAQGYAAGVTIGVVAPQNGPLALLGAQIAAGAGFEIQQSGNTLVAVNETCEDNSGAAVADALVAAKVQIAVGFLCSETLEGALPKLKDAHIPAITVSVRSRILMEDALKNGWPFFRMAPADGAEAAKINEVILKDWAADPIALIEDGTIHGRELTEAVRNTLEQNGLKPVFTDNYRPGQEQQIALVRRLKRAGATRVFVGGDRNDLAVIARDAKAENIPLSILGGDAMRAADQPLPLEPGVRAVALPEYAVLPEAAATAETLRAKGIEPEGYVLPSLAAALIAGQAAEAAAAAGKPLQETLLGATFQTPVGAVAFTGTHELSQNPYRLLEWRGNGFFPPGAPTQ